The proteins below are encoded in one region of Neoasaia chiangmaiensis:
- a CDS encoding helix-turn-helix domain-containing protein, giving the protein MAKHKRPDSLATLQRAIGMRISWARELVMPNQSECARLLGVDASTLNKIEKGDRAPSVFLIAALSNRLRVSTDFLLKGVLNGRTDEELALRLAALHPELVLQQQDKAPHTGKNTPFDMPAPTKRPNGDLH; this is encoded by the coding sequence ATGGCCAAACACAAGCGTCCTGACTCCCTCGCCACGCTTCAGCGTGCCATCGGCATGCGAATCTCCTGGGCAAGAGAACTCGTCATGCCCAACCAAAGCGAGTGCGCCCGCCTGCTCGGCGTCGACGCATCGACGCTGAACAAGATCGAGAAGGGAGACCGCGCGCCCAGCGTCTTCCTCATTGCCGCTTTGTCGAACCGCCTCCGCGTCTCGACCGATTTCCTTCTAAAAGGCGTTCTGAACGGACGAACGGACGAGGAACTGGCCCTGCGACTGGCCGCCCTGCACCCAGAGTTGGTGCTCCAGCAGCAAGACAAGGCGCCTCACACGGGCAAAAACACGCCTTTCGACATGCCTGCGCCGACCAAGAGACCAAATGGGGACCTCCACTGA
- a CDS encoding phage portal protein has product MDWLSLQRQYATPPGLPARAGRLLSLSRVLWGTQYDVLPNPFARERSGAGEYIPLSQRRPSVRTNLCRTVVDESVSLLFGDTHWPSVVCSDGRTATCLTDFARDVGLASLMTDAAIRGSVGSVAILFEVAGHVPRLSVLDTAYLTPRWDALRGTLCEVVERYQVQGRDLAAQGYAIAPDTLGAWFWWQRVWTDDECIVFRPSAVGEVAEGRDAARSVRHGLGFVPIVWIRNLASGGMGEPDGECTFERAIDTVIEADYLLSQAGRGLKYGSDPTLVLKTGGFSDGAVRQGGAASALTLPPEGDAKLLEINGNAAGAVLSHYRELRQLVLEQLHGNRAHGDRVSAGQSGRAMEMMCQPLIWLADRLRHAYGEGGLLPLYRMVCRFSAALDGGLRLGGVLVRDLDPGGLSLHWPPWFAPSEPELLSLAQGLVAAWRGGILSRETAARLYANATGNPDPAAEWRRVCASMPEGAVMDDERGENE; this is encoded by the coding sequence ATGGATTGGCTGTCGTTGCAGCGCCAGTATGCGACGCCGCCGGGTTTGCCGGCGCGGGCGGGGCGGTTGCTGTCGCTGTCGCGTGTTCTGTGGGGCACGCAATATGATGTCTTGCCGAATCCGTTCGCGCGCGAGCGATCCGGAGCGGGTGAATATATTCCGTTATCGCAACGCAGGCCGTCGGTTCGGACGAATTTATGTCGGACGGTGGTCGATGAGTCGGTTTCGCTGTTGTTCGGCGATACGCATTGGCCGTCGGTTGTCTGTTCGGACGGGCGGACGGCGACGTGCCTGACGGATTTCGCGCGTGATGTCGGATTGGCGTCGTTGATGACGGATGCGGCGATACGGGGGTCGGTCGGGTCGGTGGCGATCCTGTTCGAGGTTGCCGGGCATGTGCCGCGTCTTTCCGTTCTGGACACGGCGTATCTGACGCCGCGCTGGGATGCGTTGCGAGGCACGTTGTGCGAGGTGGTCGAACGATATCAGGTGCAGGGTCGGGATCTGGCGGCGCAGGGTTATGCGATCGCGCCGGACACGCTGGGGGCCTGGTTCTGGTGGCAGCGTGTCTGGACGGACGATGAGTGCATTGTTTTTCGTCCTTCGGCGGTCGGGGAGGTTGCCGAGGGGCGGGATGCGGCGCGGTCGGTTCGGCATGGGCTTGGTTTCGTGCCGATTGTCTGGATCCGTAATCTGGCCTCTGGCGGGATGGGTGAGCCGGATGGGGAGTGTACGTTCGAGCGGGCGATCGATACGGTGATCGAGGCGGATTACCTGCTGTCCCAGGCGGGGCGGGGTTTGAAATACGGTTCCGATCCGACGCTGGTGTTGAAGACGGGTGGTTTTTCGGATGGTGCCGTGCGGCAGGGGGGTGCGGCTTCGGCGCTGACCCTGCCGCCGGAGGGTGATGCGAAGTTGCTGGAGATCAACGGCAATGCGGCCGGGGCTGTGCTTTCGCATTACCGGGAGTTGCGTCAGCTGGTTCTGGAGCAGTTGCATGGCAATCGGGCGCATGGCGACCGGGTGAGTGCCGGGCAATCGGGGCGGGCGATGGAGATGATGTGCCAGCCGTTGATCTGGCTGGCGGATCGGCTGCGGCATGCCTATGGCGAGGGCGGACTGTTGCCGCTCTATCGGATGGTGTGCCGGTTTTCCGCCGCTCTGGACGGTGGGTTGCGGCTTGGTGGGGTGTTGGTCCGGGATCTGGATCCGGGTGGCCTGTCGCTGCACTGGCCGCCGTGGTTTGCGCCGTCCGAGCCGGAATTGCTGTCTCTGGCGCAGGGGCTGGTTGCGGCCTGGCGGGGCGGCATTTTGAGTCGTGAGACGGCGGCGCGTCTTTACGCGAATGCGACGGGCAATCCCGACCCGGCGGCGGAATGGCGACGGGTTTGTGCGTCCATGCCCGAGGGGGCGGTGATGGACGATGAGCGGGGTGAGAATGAATGA
- a CDS encoding baseplate J/gp47 family protein, whose translation MPLTLRSFATTVSTSVATAQASCARLLDMAVGSPGRALMEAVGGVGLWLQFLCLQVLSRTRLATSSGVDCDSFVNDFGMTRLPGTAAGGRVTMTCFSSVGQSAVVPPGVTVRTVSAVTFTVVEDSADPNWSARVGGYVRSAGVGSIAVPVQAVVSGSGGNVAAGAICLMGTSVAGIDAVTNLTAFSNGSDTETDAQLRGRFPLWLAAKATGCAAAIGNAIGGVQTNMTSALMDGQAPDGVARAGYFTAVIDDGTGAPSDALVAEVYAAVDAVRACGVGFAVQRPGVLALDVSMTVTVAASADVAQVQGTLQAAIAADIAGCGVGSGYAYGRLSYLAYAGAGVPVLSVTQVLLNGGQEDVPAQTRQAIVPGAITVQVIQGA comes from the coding sequence ATGCCTCTTACACTTCGATCTTTCGCCACGACCGTTTCGACGTCGGTGGCGACGGCGCAGGCGTCTTGCGCCCGGTTACTGGACATGGCGGTGGGCTCGCCCGGTCGGGCGCTCATGGAGGCGGTGGGCGGCGTGGGGCTGTGGCTTCAGTTCCTGTGTTTGCAGGTATTGTCCCGCACGCGGCTGGCGACGTCGAGCGGGGTGGACTGCGACAGTTTCGTCAATGATTTCGGCATGACGCGCCTGCCGGGTACGGCGGCGGGTGGCCGGGTGACGATGACGTGTTTTTCCTCGGTCGGGCAATCGGCGGTCGTGCCGCCGGGTGTGACGGTGCGGACCGTTTCCGCCGTGACGTTCACGGTTGTGGAGGACAGTGCGGACCCGAACTGGTCGGCGCGGGTTGGTGGTTATGTGCGTTCGGCCGGGGTGGGGTCGATTGCCGTGCCGGTGCAGGCGGTGGTGAGCGGAAGCGGCGGCAATGTGGCGGCTGGTGCGATCTGCCTGATGGGGACGTCGGTGGCGGGTATCGACGCCGTGACGAATCTGACGGCGTTCTCCAATGGTTCGGACACGGAAACGGATGCGCAGTTGCGGGGGCGTTTTCCCTTGTGGCTGGCGGCGAAGGCGACCGGCTGTGCGGCGGCGATCGGCAATGCGATCGGTGGGGTGCAGACGAACATGACCAGTGCGCTGATGGATGGGCAGGCGCCGGATGGCGTGGCGCGTGCGGGCTATTTCACGGCGGTGATCGATGACGGGACGGGCGCGCCGTCGGATGCGCTGGTCGCGGAGGTTTATGCGGCGGTGGATGCCGTGCGGGCGTGTGGCGTGGGCTTTGCCGTGCAGAGGCCCGGGGTGCTGGCGCTGGATGTTTCCATGACCGTGACGGTCGCGGCCAGTGCTGACGTGGCGCAGGTTCAGGGCACATTGCAGGCGGCGATCGCGGCGGACATCGCGGGGTGCGGTGTTGGCAGCGGCTACGCGTATGGGCGGCTGTCCTATCTTGCCTATGCCGGGGCGGGGGTTCCGGTCCTGTCGGTGACGCAGGTGCTGTTGAACGGCGGGCAGGAGGATGTTCCCGCGCAGACGCGTCAGGCGATCGTGCCTGGTGCGATTACGGTTCAAGTCATTCAGGGGGCATGA
- a CDS encoding baseplate assembly protein, with amino-acid sequence MSERYVSAAVVNRVAHVVHGIVSAVDPANHAVKVRLQPEDVETGWIADAAMAQVGDLRVACPSAVGTHVVLQPIEGDGEHWVVSGVVYDTVMTPVVSPATGLVAQPGELLVMAGCGTPPGEAEGVAGAATTGGGWWHVTRQGVFCGAGDAVQVVRDGSVSWSVGGVRAVLSASGLTVSGGDVRTDAHSLDGHVHPVGDEMTGRPVG; translated from the coding sequence ATGAGCGAGCGTTATGTGTCGGCGGCGGTGGTGAACCGTGTGGCGCATGTGGTGCATGGGATCGTTTCCGCCGTGGACCCGGCCAATCATGCGGTGAAGGTGCGTTTGCAGCCGGAGGATGTAGAGACCGGGTGGATTGCCGATGCGGCGATGGCGCAGGTGGGCGATTTGCGCGTGGCCTGTCCGAGCGCGGTGGGGACGCATGTCGTGTTGCAGCCGATCGAGGGTGATGGCGAGCACTGGGTGGTGAGCGGGGTTGTCTACGACACGGTGATGACGCCTGTGGTGTCGCCGGCGACCGGGCTTGTGGCGCAACCGGGCGAGCTTCTGGTGATGGCGGGATGTGGAACGCCGCCGGGTGAGGCGGAAGGCGTGGCGGGTGCTGCGACGACGGGCGGTGGTTGGTGGCATGTGACGCGGCAGGGTGTTTTCTGCGGTGCGGGGGACGCCGTGCAGGTTGTGCGGGACGGTTCCGTATCCTGGTCGGTCGGGGGTGTTCGGGCGGTGCTTTCGGCATCGGGGCTGACGGTCTCCGGTGGGGATGTCCGGACGGATGCGCATTCGCTGGACGGGCATGTGCATCCGGTGGGCGATGAGATGACGGGGCGACCGGTGGGATGA
- a CDS encoding glycine-rich domain-containing protein has translation MDRAIVYAGAIPMDTDMLRVGRYVKDGLGRLAEMLFGVGAMAASGLDCSVSSTGLSVTIGAGSILAPGVMDAADIGGAGGGLPADPTAIAVQYVNDAPQVVSMPAAGVTCTIYALCAESDVDETVLPFFNVDDPDRTLAGLGNNGAGLPTRRQGGMQFVAATAPPAAPAGGTVVPLYTLTILANARSLAGVVPVPGKVFWPTIPELATLTTLRAATAPMALMDVGGTLNVPAWASRVELRAIGGGGGGSTSNAATPTGGSFSGSGGGSGGDAWGVYDVSAATPGGLDVTVGAGGAALATGGTTLVSYGGQTLLQAAGGAPGSFFSSQGSAGGGGGAASGGTIWNLSGGWGGDGQSGESTFAGYGADGPWGGGGRCGADAGMPATKYGAGGGGAYAVSATGAVSPGGAGYRGCVLYRFLP, from the coding sequence ATGGATCGTGCAATCGTCTATGCGGGTGCCATTCCGATGGATACCGATATGTTGCGCGTGGGGCGTTATGTGAAGGATGGCCTGGGGCGTCTTGCGGAGATGCTGTTCGGCGTCGGCGCGATGGCCGCGAGCGGGCTGGATTGTTCCGTGTCCTCAACGGGTTTGAGTGTGACGATCGGGGCTGGTTCGATCCTTGCGCCGGGCGTGATGGATGCCGCGGATATCGGCGGGGCCGGGGGTGGTTTGCCGGCCGATCCGACGGCCATTGCCGTGCAGTATGTCAACGATGCGCCGCAGGTTGTCTCCATGCCTGCGGCGGGCGTGACGTGCACGATCTATGCGCTTTGCGCGGAGAGCGATGTCGACGAGACGGTTTTACCGTTCTTCAACGTTGATGATCCGGACCGGACCCTGGCGGGCCTGGGAAATAACGGTGCGGGTCTGCCTACACGTCGACAGGGGGGCATGCAGTTCGTGGCGGCGACGGCGCCGCCGGCTGCGCCGGCAGGTGGTACGGTGGTGCCGCTCTACACGCTGACGATTTTGGCGAATGCACGCAGTCTTGCGGGTGTCGTGCCGGTGCCGGGCAAGGTGTTCTGGCCGACGATTCCGGAACTGGCGACACTGACAACGCTACGGGCGGCGACGGCGCCGATGGCGTTGATGGATGTCGGCGGAACGTTGAATGTGCCGGCCTGGGCCAGCCGGGTTGAGTTGCGTGCGATCGGTGGTGGCGGTGGTGGTTCGACATCGAATGCGGCGACACCGACGGGCGGGTCGTTTTCCGGTTCGGGTGGCGGTTCGGGCGGCGATGCCTGGGGGGTTTATGATGTGAGTGCCGCGACGCCGGGTGGTCTGGACGTGACGGTTGGCGCGGGCGGCGCGGCGTTGGCGACAGGTGGGACGACGCTCGTCAGTTATGGCGGGCAGACGCTTCTTCAGGCGGCGGGCGGTGCGCCGGGATCGTTCTTCTCCAGTCAGGGGTCGGCCGGTGGGGGCGGCGGTGCGGCGAGCGGCGGGACGATCTGGAACCTGAGTGGCGGCTGGGGCGGAGATGGCCAGAGCGGGGAGAGCACGTTCGCGGGTTATGGCGCGGATGGCCCCTGGGGTGGTGGCGGCCGCTGCGGCGCGGATGCCGGCATGCCCGCCACCAAATATGGTGCCGGCGGCGGGGGGGCTTATGCGGTTTCGGCGACCGGGGCGGTGTCGCCCGGTGGTGCCGGGTATCGTG
- a CDS encoding phage scaffolding protein, which translates to MSDDVEALRQFLTAAQAELASMREAHEAAMTRLQAENDQVLIASALRAEAMRLGAHNPDDVVRLMDRGDVVRGEDGQVTGASAALERVRRERGYLFAAQVVPGTASGSTIGAVAPRPGEAAPFDARKATDADYAARKWQLLAGK; encoded by the coding sequence ATGAGTGACGATGTGGAGGCCTTGCGCCAGTTCCTGACGGCGGCGCAGGCGGAACTGGCGAGCATGCGTGAGGCGCATGAGGCGGCGATGACCCGTTTGCAGGCGGAGAACGATCAGGTGCTCATCGCATCGGCGTTGCGGGCGGAGGCGATGCGGCTGGGGGCGCATAATCCGGACGATGTGGTGCGGTTGATGGACCGTGGCGATGTGGTGCGGGGGGAGGATGGGCAGGTGACTGGCGCGTCGGCGGCGCTGGAGCGTGTGCGGCGGGAGCGCGGTTATCTGTTTGCGGCGCAGGTGGTGCCGGGGACGGCGAGCGGCAGCACGATCGGGGCGGTGGCGCCGCGGCCGGGCGAGGCGGCGCCGTTCGATGCGCGCAAGGCGACGGATGCGGATTATGCCGCGCGGAAATGGCAGTTGCTGGCCGGAAAATAA
- a CDS encoding phage terminase large subunit: MTTPFRLNAAQVEANRLLGGEARHILLRGGSRSGKTFVLLRALVVRALKAPGSRHGVFRFRLTALRSTILRDTFPKVMRLCFPAVRYRFDRQDCVVAFGNGSSIYFGGLDDAQRTEKILGLEFATVYLNEASQISFGARNMLLTRLAQRCGLVVREYIDANPPATDHWLYGLFEMGIDPKSGEPLKDRSAYATMILNPGTNRENLSEDYLARLETLPERERRRFLLGEYQAAVDGALWRLEIFQRRPEVTAMTREDVARRMRRIVVAVDPSGASGPDDVRSDEIGIVVCGVDAEGLGHVLEDASVREGPAGWAARALKAFDEWGAERIIAERNFGGALVEATIRSVRAQAAVKTVSAARGKVARAEPVAALYETGRVFHHGRFVALEDQLCRFSVQGYRGARSPDRADALVWGLSTLMLEARPAAAWGENMIFAR, encoded by the coding sequence ATGACGACGCCCTTTAGGCTGAACGCGGCGCAGGTTGAGGCGAACCGTCTGTTGGGTGGTGAGGCGCGGCATATACTCCTGCGTGGCGGGTCGCGTTCGGGGAAGACGTTTGTCCTGCTGCGGGCGCTGGTCGTGCGGGCGTTGAAGGCGCCGGGGAGTCGGCATGGTGTTTTCCGCTTCCGGCTGACGGCGCTCAGGAGCACGATCCTGCGCGATACGTTTCCGAAGGTGATGAGGCTTTGTTTTCCGGCGGTCCGGTATCGGTTCGACCGGCAGGATTGCGTTGTGGCGTTCGGGAACGGATCGTCGATTTATTTTGGCGGTCTGGACGATGCGCAACGGACCGAGAAAATCCTGGGGCTGGAATTTGCGACGGTTTATCTGAATGAGGCAAGCCAGATCAGTTTCGGTGCGCGGAATATGTTGTTGACGCGACTGGCGCAGCGTTGCGGGCTGGTGGTGCGGGAATATATCGATGCCAATCCGCCTGCAACGGACCATTGGCTTTACGGATTGTTCGAGATGGGTATCGATCCGAAATCCGGAGAGCCGCTGAAGGATCGATCGGCGTATGCGACGATGATCCTGAATCCCGGGACGAACCGGGAGAATCTGAGCGAGGATTATCTCGCGCGTCTTGAAACGCTGCCGGAACGTGAACGGCGGCGTTTTTTATTGGGGGAATATCAGGCGGCTGTCGATGGGGCGTTGTGGCGACTAGAGATTTTCCAGCGTCGACCTGAAGTGACGGCGATGACGCGCGAGGATGTGGCGCGGCGCATGCGGCGGATTGTCGTGGCGGTGGATCCTTCCGGGGCATCCGGGCCGGACGATGTGCGGTCCGATGAGATTGGCATTGTGGTGTGCGGTGTGGATGCGGAGGGTCTGGGGCATGTTCTGGAGGATGCGTCCGTTCGGGAAGGGCCGGCGGGTTGGGCGGCGCGGGCGTTGAAGGCGTTCGACGAATGGGGCGCCGAGCGGATTATCGCGGAGCGCAATTTCGGCGGTGCGCTGGTGGAGGCGACCATTCGCAGCGTCCGGGCGCAGGCCGCGGTGAAGACGGTGTCGGCGGCGCGCGGCAAGGTGGCGCGGGCGGAGCCGGTGGCGGCACTTTATGAGACGGGGCGGGTTTTCCATCATGGTCGGTTCGTGGCGCTTGAGGATCAGCTTTGTCGCTTTTCGGTGCAGGGTTATCGCGGCGCGCGGTCGCCTGACCGGGCGGATGCGTTGGTCTGGGGGTTGAGCACCTTGATGCTGGAGGCGCGCCCGGCGGCGGCCTGGGGGGAGAACATGATTTTCGCGCGCTGA
- a CDS encoding phage tail sheath protein, translating to MSRIYQAGALNTTALTVPDLYVQIAQPQSLTLSGASSGVMGIVGTAAWGPVGMPVPVGSMGDYRAAFGAKQALATDAGLAVDIALMQGARAFRVVRVTDGTDKAAVGGLGGVTLTAVCTGSAGNRIVATVSATGQGFALVVSHPVLGVMTYAGANWVALAAAVTADGSALVTVALPDDVPALVAGSVTLAGGVDGGVPSTAAFVGSDAIPRTGMYALRGQGCSLAVLHGVTDASCWTVQAAFGLGEGIYMMACGPAGDTLGNAVSAKAASGLDSYVVKVMFGDWIWWNDDTNGLMLVSPQAFAAGILAALSPERSSLNKPLAGIVGSQKAGLSGGSAAYSTADLAVLFEAGIDVICNPAPGGAYWAVRCGHNSSGNVAVCGDNYTRLTNYLARSLAGGMGSYVGSVINDTLFGDIRATLLGFLSSLLSQGILGVTDGVLPYAVVCDSSNNSAGRIALGYVQADIQVRYQGINEKFIVNLQGGTSVSVATSSGSV from the coding sequence ATGTCGCGTATTTATCAGGCGGGGGCGCTGAATACGACGGCGCTGACCGTGCCGGATTTGTATGTGCAGATCGCGCAGCCGCAGTCGCTGACGTTATCGGGCGCATCTTCCGGGGTGATGGGAATTGTCGGCACGGCGGCCTGGGGGCCGGTCGGGATGCCGGTGCCGGTCGGGAGCATGGGCGATTATCGTGCGGCGTTCGGGGCGAAGCAGGCGCTGGCGACGGATGCGGGTCTGGCGGTCGATATCGCGCTGATGCAGGGCGCGCGTGCTTTTCGCGTGGTGCGTGTCACGGACGGGACGGACAAGGCGGCGGTTGGCGGGCTTGGCGGTGTGACGCTGACGGCTGTCTGCACGGGTTCGGCGGGGAACCGGATCGTTGCGACGGTGAGTGCGACGGGGCAGGGTTTTGCGCTGGTTGTCTCGCATCCTGTTCTGGGTGTGATGACGTATGCGGGGGCGAACTGGGTGGCGTTGGCCGCGGCGGTGACGGCGGATGGTTCGGCGTTGGTGACGGTGGCGTTGCCGGATGACGTGCCGGCGCTGGTGGCGGGATCGGTGACGCTGGCGGGTGGCGTGGATGGTGGTGTGCCGTCGACGGCGGCGTTCGTCGGGAGCGATGCGATTCCGCGCACCGGCATGTATGCGCTGCGTGGGCAGGGATGTTCGCTGGCGGTGTTGCATGGCGTGACGGATGCGTCCTGCTGGACGGTGCAGGCGGCGTTCGGTCTGGGCGAAGGCATTTACATGATGGCCTGTGGCCCGGCGGGCGACACGCTGGGCAATGCGGTGTCCGCCAAGGCGGCGTCCGGTCTTGATTCCTACGTCGTCAAGGTGATGTTCGGCGACTGGATCTGGTGGAACGACGACACCAATGGCCTGATGCTGGTGAGTCCGCAGGCTTTCGCGGCGGGTATTCTGGCGGCGCTGTCGCCGGAGCGTTCGAGTCTGAACAAGCCGCTGGCGGGGATTGTCGGCAGCCAGAAGGCGGGGTTGAGCGGCGGGAGTGCCGCGTATTCGACGGCGGATCTGGCTGTGCTGTTCGAGGCCGGGATCGATGTGATCTGCAATCCGGCGCCGGGGGGTGCGTATTGGGCCGTGCGTTGCGGGCATAATTCTTCCGGCAATGTAGCGGTTTGTGGGGATAATTATACACGGCTGACCAATTATCTGGCGCGGTCGCTGGCGGGCGGCATGGGTTCCTATGTTGGCAGTGTGATTAACGACACGTTGTTTGGCGATATTCGCGCGACGCTGCTGGGATTTTTGTCGTCCCTGCTTTCGCAGGGGATTCTGGGTGTGACGGATGGTGTCCTGCCGTATGCGGTGGTGTGCGATTCCAGCAATAACAGTGCCGGGCGGATCGCGCTGGGTTATGTGCAGGCGGATATTCAGGTTCGCTATCAGGGCATCAACGAGAAATTCATCGTGAACTTGCAGGGTGGCACGTCCGTGAGCGTGGCGACGTCGAGCGGGAGCGTCTGA
- a CDS encoding DUF4043 domain-containing protein has product MGIENFPVQLQAAIQQGFLAREFENGLRSRLGFRQVADREVFPNAIGETLTKTRKSLKAPVTTPMLLSGNTNFDNGLSPSGWSVEQYTLSINQYGDTIDLNMVTSGVGIASQFLANASTNGIQAMQSLDRLARNTLFGGAANGVGGYLGGNTRVTATLGSAGSAVSVDDVRGFQNVIENGQVRGVGASAGMTVTVGSGVYTLVAVVADATNVSTAPGGVSGQLTFDGSVSVSDGTEGNAVVAATAPLVLRPNGRLTTAALQTASAAGAADTLGIQNVLAGVAALRRNNVPMIDGAYHCYLDDLQLLSLFRDADFKYLYRGAYGSEEYRSGQVIELLGVRFIPTTEAPQQASLGAGTIHRALLLGQGALIEGDCACVGHSDIPDADRALIEMVDGVAMVTREPLDRLRQIIAQSWYWIGGFALPTDVTADAAIIPTATNAYLKRGVVIESLGTDALGLVN; this is encoded by the coding sequence ATGGGTATCGAAAATTTCCCGGTTCAGCTTCAGGCGGCGATCCAGCAGGGTTTTCTGGCGCGTGAGTTCGAGAACGGGTTGCGCTCGCGTCTTGGTTTTCGGCAGGTGGCGGATCGGGAGGTTTTTCCCAATGCCATCGGTGAGACGCTGACCAAGACGCGCAAGAGCCTGAAGGCGCCGGTGACGACGCCGATGTTGCTGAGTGGGAATACGAATTTCGATAATGGGCTGTCGCCGAGTGGCTGGTCCGTCGAGCAATATACGCTGTCGATCAACCAGTATGGCGATACGATCGATCTGAACATGGTGACGTCGGGCGTGGGGATTGCCTCGCAGTTTCTGGCGAACGCGAGCACGAACGGCATTCAGGCGATGCAGTCGCTCGACCGGTTGGCGCGCAATACGCTGTTTGGCGGTGCGGCGAATGGTGTTGGCGGGTATCTGGGTGGCAACACGCGGGTGACGGCGACGCTGGGTTCGGCGGGGAGTGCGGTTTCGGTCGATGATGTGCGGGGTTTCCAGAACGTCATCGAGAATGGGCAGGTGAGGGGTGTCGGGGCCAGCGCGGGCATGACGGTGACCGTGGGCTCTGGCGTTTATACGCTTGTGGCGGTCGTGGCGGATGCGACGAATGTCTCCACCGCGCCGGGGGGTGTTTCCGGACAGTTGACGTTCGACGGATCGGTTTCCGTTTCTGACGGCACCGAGGGCAATGCGGTCGTGGCGGCGACGGCGCCGCTGGTTTTGCGTCCGAACGGGCGTTTGACGACGGCTGCGTTGCAGACGGCGAGTGCGGCCGGGGCGGCGGATACGCTGGGTATCCAGAATGTTCTGGCGGGCGTTGCGGCGTTGCGGCGCAACAACGTGCCGATGATCGATGGTGCGTATCACTGTTATCTGGACGATTTGCAGTTGCTGTCGCTCTTCCGGGATGCGGATTTCAAATATCTGTATCGGGGGGCTTATGGTTCGGAGGAATATCGTTCGGGTCAGGTGATCGAGCTTCTGGGCGTGCGTTTCATTCCGACGACGGAGGCGCCGCAGCAGGCGTCGCTGGGTGCGGGGACGATCCATCGTGCGTTGTTGCTGGGGCAGGGGGCGCTGATCGAGGGCGATTGTGCGTGTGTCGGGCATTCGGACATTCCGGATGCGGATCGTGCGCTGATCGAGATGGTTGATGGTGTGGCGATGGTGACGCGGGAGCCGCTGGATCGTCTGCGGCAGATCATTGCGCAGTCCTGGTACTGGATCGGTGGATTTGCGTTGCCGACGGATGTGACGGCGGATGCGGCGATTATTCCGACGGCGACGAATGCCTATCTGAAGCGTGGCGTGGTGATCGAGAGTCTGGGGACTGACGCGCTGGGGCTGGTGAATTAA